Below is a genomic region from Paludisphaera rhizosphaerae.
CAATCTCAGATAGCTCTCAGGTCGGATAAAGGCCACTCGATCGTCCTGTCGGTTCAACTCCGGCGTCGACGACTCCCACGCCGCCGCCCCGGCCGCTACGATTGATCGAGGAAGCTAACCGCCGGCAGCGGAGATCGTCAACCCGCACAGCCCGCCATGCCCATTTGGAAGAACGACCGACGAATGATCGCGACCCCTGCCCCCCCCCACCCCCTGGTCGTCCACTGGCTGAAGCGGCACCGAAGCGCCGTCAGCTTCATCCTCCACATGATCGGCATCCCGCCCACAATCCTGGGCGTCCTCCTGTTCGCCGTCTACGTGTTCCAGATCTCGTTCCCGATCTTCGTCCTGGCGCTGGGGCTGTTTCTTGGAGGGTACGGGCTCCAACTTGCGGGGCACGCCCTGGAAGGGACGGACGCCGGCGAGGTCATCTACTTCAAGCGACTCTTCGGCATCCCTTACGTCGAGTTCCCCCCCGGCTTCGGTCCTTTCCACGAACTGCCGGAGTCGACCTCAGCGCCAGCCGGCGACGCCCGGGTTCAATCCGCATCCTCCACGGGAACCTCGGCTGGGCCAAAGTCCCTTTGAGGTTGCGACTCACGACGGCGCGAGGAGATTTCTCGGCGCATTGACTGCGCCCGGAGCATTTTCCCCTAGAGGAGAATCGAACTGATCGGTAAATTCTCCGCCATCGCTTCAAGTCTCGGGACGCGAACGACCGATACCATTCGACAGCCCGATTCTCCACCCATTCGGGAGGGTTTTGGGATCCACTCGTTTGGTGTTCGCTCACAGGCGAGTTGCTTTCGGCACGAGCGGTCGGCCAACCGCATGTCTTCGTCAGGGCCGGCCTCGTGGGAGTTGGAGAAGGGTCGCGACCGAGTCGGCCCGAATGCGACGGCGACAGTCGAGTCGTGGTGATGGACTCCGTGAGCCAAGCCAGGGATGGCGCGGCGTGATCCCACGCCTCGGGTTACGCGTCACATGGCGATCTTAGTCAAGGACGGCTGGCCATGCGATTGACCTTGAAACGGAACCGATGGACTCGAGCGGCCGTGCTGGCGGCCTGGCTGAGCTCCACCGGTTGCCAGAGACTTCCTTACATCGACCAGAGCAAGACCGTCCCCCACGACAACATGGGGAAGATGGCCCTGGAGGATTCGGAGGTCAAGCAGGCCGATTTCCTTTCGAGCAGCACTCCGCTGCCGATTCCGAAGATCGCCAAGCCGCGCACGACCAACGATCCGGAGGCCGATGAAATTTGGCCGATGACGCTCCAGGAAGCGATCCGGATCGGCCTGGACAA
It encodes:
- a CDS encoding Mpo1-like protein — encoded protein: MIATPAPPHPLVVHWLKRHRSAVSFILHMIGIPPTILGVLLFAVYVFQISFPIFVLALGLFLGGYGLQLAGHALEGTDAGEVIYFKRLFGIPYVEFPPGFGPFHELPESTSAPAGDARVQSASSTGTSAGPKSL